Genomic DNA from Wolbachia endosymbiont of Aedes albopictus:
CCGCTTATTAAATAGGAAAGAATTAACAATAGGAACGGTATTGCTCGGCAATACAATTATTAATATTACTTGCTCTGCTTTATTTACAGCAATATTTATCAATCTTTTTGGAAATGAGGGCATTCTCCTATCAACAATTATAATAACATTTTGTATTTTATTGTTCTGCGAAGTTCTACCAAAAACTTATGCTATTCAAAATCCTGAAAAATTTGCATCATTTTCTGCTTATTTTGTATTGTTTTTTGTAAAGATTTTTTCTCCATTGACGCTAGGTATTCAATTTATTGTTAACCTCATCCTGAAATTATGTGGGCTGCATAAAGATAAGGAAGTAATATCTGCAGCGGATGCAATGCGTAATATGATTACTTTTCACCGCAGTGAAGGAACTATGTTACAACAGGATTTAGATATGCTAAGCAGCATACTTGATTTGGCTGAGACAGAGATATCGCAAATTATGACCCATAGAAGAAATTTATTTTCTCTTGATATAAATCGAAGTAAAGAAGAGTTAATAAGGGAAATTTTAACTAGCAGTCATAGTAGGATACCTTTATGGCAAAAAGAACCAGATGATATTATCGGTGTAATTCACGTGAAGGGTCTAATAAATGCTCTGCGTGAAAAGAATAATAAAGCGGAAGAAGTTGACATTACCCAAGTTATGTCAAAGCCTTGGTTCATACCAGAAAGTACGCCGCTTAGTGTACAACTTCACAATTTCCGTAAGAATAGGAAACACTTTGCACTTGTTGTTGATGAATATGGAGCATTGCAAGGAATTGTAACTCTTGGGGATATATTAGAAGAAATAGTTGGAGAAATTTCCGATGAGCATGA
This window encodes:
- a CDS encoding HlyC/CorC family transporter: MDWLLVLVLSAIFILLILSFLFSGAEIGLTSISRSRVNKLKLDGNKKARIIDRLLNRKELTIGTVLLGNTIINITCSALFTAIFINLFGNEGILLSTIIITFCILLFCEVLPKTYAIQNPEKFASFSAYFVLFFVKIFSPLTLGIQFIVNLILKLCGLHKDKEVISAADAMRNMITFHRSEGTMLQQDLDMLSSILDLAETEISQIMTHRRNLFSLDINRSKEELIREILTSSHSRIPLWQKEPDDIIGVIHVKGLINALREKNNKAEEVDITQVMSKPWFIPESTPLSVQLHNFRKNRKHFALVVDEYGALQGIVTLGDILEEIVGEISDEHDLITENFIKKMSDNVYCIEGESTIRDINRQLHWNLPSEEATTLAGMIVNKIERIPDEGEEFSMYGFRFKILKKDKNIIAVVEVQVKTGNTSSSN